From Deltaproteobacteria bacterium, one genomic window encodes:
- a CDS encoding ABC transporter ATP-binding protein, translated as MKSYRLIKPYFVEKRAVILLGLLSLFVVDILQLFIPRIIKWVVDDLTICRTTATNVSHYALYIVGVALLIGIFRFVWRRCLIGTSRRVEEGLRNQLFAHIQTLSGAYFDETKTGDLMAHATNDVQHVRMAVGMGMVALTDAVVLGLAAIGFMLYINVTLTVFALLPMPVIVILARVVTRRMHRLYKEVQASFAGLTETVRERVAGIRVIKAYNREEAEALRLAEISKDYLGKNLRLVRITGVFFPGMMFFSNLSVAVVLYLGGGQAIDLTITPGDFVAFISYLGLLTWPMMAMGWVINLIQRGGASLDRISRILETRPQIVSPKMASPVRAVEGEIVFDNVGFKYGPGQPNALSKVSFSVTSGRTLGVVGPTGSGKTTLCHLIPRLLDPTEGRILIDGKEIRRIPLQTLRAHLAVVPQDAFLFSGTIQENLCFGKNDASEEEIIVAAKAARLYDTVMGFPDQFRTVIGEKGVTLSGGQRQRLALARALLVSAPIVILDDPMSQVDTETAAAILGSVRELSAGRTTVIISHRISHVRHADLIIVLECGRISQTGTHEQLMAQDGYYGRMYQLQQIEEELNNGKAET; from the coding sequence ATGAAGTCATACCGTCTTATTAAACCATACTTTGTGGAAAAGAGGGCAGTTATATTGCTCGGCCTTCTTTCTCTTTTCGTGGTTGACATCCTTCAATTATTTATTCCTCGGATCATCAAGTGGGTTGTGGATGATTTGACAATCTGCCGCACCACAGCCACAAACGTCTCTCATTATGCCCTCTATATTGTAGGTGTGGCGCTACTGATCGGGATATTTCGATTTGTCTGGCGCAGATGTCTCATAGGCACATCAAGAAGGGTGGAGGAGGGGCTGCGCAACCAGCTTTTTGCTCACATCCAGACTCTTTCTGGCGCCTACTTTGATGAAACCAAGACAGGGGACTTGATGGCCCACGCCACAAATGACGTACAGCACGTGCGGATGGCCGTGGGCATGGGGATGGTGGCGCTAACAGATGCGGTGGTTCTTGGGCTGGCTGCAATCGGTTTCATGCTGTACATCAACGTCACTCTGACCGTTTTTGCCCTGCTGCCTATGCCGGTTATTGTCATATTGGCTCGTGTCGTTACCCGACGTATGCACCGGCTCTACAAGGAAGTCCAGGCCTCCTTTGCCGGTCTGACTGAAACGGTTCGAGAACGTGTTGCCGGTATCAGGGTGATTAAGGCCTACAACAGGGAGGAGGCGGAAGCCCTGAGGCTTGCAGAGATCTCAAAAGATTATTTGGGCAAAAATCTTCGACTGGTCCGGATTACGGGAGTCTTTTTTCCTGGGATGATGTTTTTTTCCAATCTGAGTGTGGCAGTGGTGCTGTATCTGGGCGGTGGGCAGGCTATTGATCTTACGATTACGCCGGGTGATTTTGTGGCCTTCATAAGCTACCTGGGTCTTCTCACGTGGCCTATGATGGCCATGGGCTGGGTGATCAACCTGATCCAACGGGGAGGCGCCTCACTGGACAGGATCAGTCGGATCCTTGAGACCAGGCCTCAGATTGTCAGCCCAAAAATGGCAAGTCCGGTAAGAGCGGTCGAGGGGGAGATCGTCTTTGATAATGTGGGTTTCAAATATGGTCCGGGCCAGCCAAATGCCCTTTCAAAGGTGTCATTTTCTGTGACATCAGGCCGGACGCTCGGTGTGGTTGGCCCCACCGGAAGCGGCAAGACCACACTGTGCCATCTGATTCCAAGGCTTCTTGATCCCACGGAGGGACGCATTCTGATTGACGGCAAGGAGATCCGACGGATACCTCTTCAGACCCTGCGGGCACACCTGGCAGTAGTCCCCCAGGATGCCTTTTTGTTTTCGGGCACGATCCAAGAAAACCTGTGCTTTGGAAAGAATGATGCTTCTGAGGAAGAGATAATCGTGGCAGCTAAAGCCGCACGTTTGTATGACACCGTCATGGGATTTCCCGATCAGTTCCGCACCGTCATTGGAGAAAAGGGGGTCACCCTCTCTGGCGGTCAAAGGCAGCGTCTCGCCCTGGCAAGGGCCCTTCTGGTTTCAGCGCCTATCGTGATTCTGGATGATCCCATGAGCCAGGTGGACACAGAGACTGCTGCCGCCATCCTGGGCAGCGTTCGAGAGCTTTCCGCCGGCCGCACCACAGTGATAATATCTCACAGGATCAGCCACGTGAGACACGCGGATCTTATTATTGTACTGGAGTGCGGACGCATAAGTCAGACCGGCACGCATGAACAACTAATGGCGCAGGATGGATATTACGGCAGAATGTATCAATTGCAGCAGATTGAAGAAGAACTCAACAACGGAAAAGCTGAGACGTGA